One segment of Radiobacillus kanasensis DNA contains the following:
- a CDS encoding ABC transporter permease yields MIKNIKLAYGMLSPSLIWLLIFLVVPIGMITVISFTTNEGYGGILYEFSLEAYKTTFSSMYVKVIWNSIVWSLGATLICLLLAYPFAYFIAHAGKWKNMLLLLVMIPFWTNLLVRLYAWIILLNNEGVINALLMKLGIISEPITMLYTPFAIIVGLVYGFLPFMILPIYSSIEQLDKSYLEAAEDLGANPIKTFLTVTLPLTFPGVLAGFIITFVPALSVFVVTDLMTGSKLLMVGNVIRDAFVVGMNWQLGSALSILLMILVLISVFVFLRFTSSKDKNLLM; encoded by the coding sequence GTGATTAAAAATATCAAACTAGCTTACGGAATGCTATCACCAAGCTTAATCTGGTTATTAATTTTTCTAGTAGTACCTATCGGGATGATTACGGTAATTAGCTTTACGACAAATGAAGGATACGGTGGAATTCTTTATGAATTTAGTCTAGAGGCTTATAAAACGACCTTCAGTTCGATGTATGTAAAAGTTATTTGGAACTCCATTGTTTGGTCGTTAGGAGCAACGCTTATCTGCTTATTGTTGGCGTATCCATTTGCTTATTTTATCGCACATGCTGGCAAATGGAAAAACATGCTGTTATTACTCGTTATGATCCCGTTCTGGACCAATTTACTCGTTCGTTTATACGCATGGATTATTCTTTTAAATAATGAAGGCGTTATCAATGCCCTTTTAATGAAGCTAGGAATTATTTCAGAACCGATAACGATGTTATATACACCGTTTGCCATTATCGTAGGGCTCGTTTATGGCTTTTTACCATTTATGATTCTTCCAATCTATTCATCCATTGAACAGTTGGATAAAAGCTATTTAGAAGCAGCAGAAGATTTAGGGGCGAACCCGATAAAAACGTTTTTAACGGTCACGTTGCCATTGACTTTCCCTGGAGTTTTGGCAGGATTCATCATTACATTCGTACCTGCCTTAAGTGTTTTTGTCGTAACCGATTTAATGACGGGTTCTAAGCTGCTAATGGTTGGGAACGTCATTCGGGATGCATTCGTCGTTGGTATGAACTGGCAGCTAGGATCTGCGTTATCGATTTTGTTAATGATACTTGTTTTAATATCTGTTTTCGTCTTTTTACGATTTACATCGTCTAAGGATAAGAATTTACTTATGTAG
- a CDS encoding ABC transporter permease, whose protein sequence is MRPRTKKILSIYTVLIFMFFYIPIAILMAFSFNDSKVGTVWTGFTVDWYVSLFSNEQILTAAYNSLLIAVVTTIIATICGTLAALAFHRYSFPGKKALDFLFYIPVVIPDIVVAVALLALYGWLQVTLGLSTVLPGHVAITISYVMLVVLARLAGLDNQLEEAAKDLGANEWHTFWKVTFPLISPGILAGALLAFTISLDEFVITYFTSGPSANTLPVLVYSMVRMGVSPEINALSTILVLLIIITVMVVGKRMHIGNREG, encoded by the coding sequence ATGAGACCAAGAACAAAGAAAATCCTATCTATATACACAGTCCTAATCTTTATGTTTTTCTACATCCCAATTGCTATTTTAATGGCATTCTCATTTAATGATTCGAAAGTAGGAACAGTTTGGACTGGGTTTACCGTTGATTGGTATGTAAGTCTATTTTCCAATGAACAGATTTTAACGGCCGCCTATAACAGCTTGCTTATTGCTGTAGTGACAACTATTATTGCAACCATATGCGGAACGCTAGCAGCACTAGCCTTTCATCGCTATAGCTTTCCTGGAAAAAAAGCATTGGACTTTTTATTCTACATTCCGGTCGTCATTCCAGATATTGTTGTAGCGGTAGCTTTATTAGCCTTATATGGTTGGCTACAAGTAACGCTAGGACTGTCTACAGTATTACCAGGTCATGTTGCCATCACCATTTCTTACGTTATGCTCGTTGTCTTAGCGAGACTTGCTGGATTAGATAACCAATTAGAAGAAGCGGCTAAGGATTTAGGAGCAAACGAGTGGCATACGTTTTGGAAGGTTACCTTCCCACTTATCTCACCGGGGATTTTGGCAGGTGCATTGCTCGCATTCACCATTTCCTTAGATGAGTTTGTTATCACCTATTTTACCAGCGGACCGAGTGCGAACACGTTGCCAGTACTCGTTTACTCGATGGTTCGAATGGGTGTATCCCCAGAAATCAATGCCCTCTCAACCATTCTAGTACTCTTAATCATCATCACGGTAATGGTTGTTGGAAAGAGAATGCATATTGGAAACAGGGAGGGGTGA
- a CDS encoding ABC transporter substrate-binding protein, protein MKHLLRMLLAVVFVLSLVACNSSEADGGSAEGGESGSELAEELYLFNWGEYMPQEVLDSFEEEFGVKVVYSTYTSNQEMLTKLNSGTVNYDIVVPTDYIVKRMIEEDQLLEIDMENIPNFKNIQEVFHERDYDPDNKFSVPYLYGSTGIAYNTTKVEGTPTYADLWDEKYAGHVTVQNSSREAFSMSLQKLGYSMNDLSESKIQEAKEELSKLHPNLLVYDESPAAQLTSGEAWISHTYSGEAAIAMEENPDISYLLPEEGGELWMDNLVIPKTSKNKYTAEVFINYLLEGEISKQLSDAFPYSNPNQAALDLMSEEERSNPASYPPQEQIANAEWFEDVPQDTMEMINQAFNELKIE, encoded by the coding sequence ATGAAACATTTACTAAGAATGTTGTTGGCTGTGGTTTTTGTGTTGAGTTTAGTTGCTTGTAATAGCTCAGAAGCAGATGGTGGATCAGCCGAGGGCGGCGAGTCAGGAAGTGAATTAGCAGAAGAGCTTTACCTATTCAACTGGGGTGAATATATGCCTCAGGAAGTACTAGATTCGTTTGAAGAAGAATTTGGTGTAAAAGTTGTCTATTCTACCTATACGTCAAACCAAGAAATGCTGACTAAATTGAACAGTGGAACTGTAAACTATGACATCGTAGTTCCGACCGACTATATTGTAAAACGGATGATTGAAGAAGATCAGTTACTGGAGATAGATATGGAAAACATTCCGAACTTCAAAAATATTCAAGAGGTTTTCCATGAAAGAGACTACGATCCAGATAATAAATTCTCTGTGCCTTATTTATATGGAAGTACAGGAATTGCCTACAACACGACTAAAGTAGAAGGTACACCTACTTATGCCGATCTTTGGGATGAAAAATATGCGGGACACGTGACGGTCCAAAATAGTTCGCGTGAAGCTTTCAGTATGTCCCTTCAGAAGCTTGGATATAGCATGAATGATTTATCGGAAAGTAAAATTCAAGAAGCAAAAGAGGAATTGTCCAAACTTCACCCTAATCTTTTAGTCTATGATGAATCTCCAGCAGCTCAATTAACTAGTGGAGAAGCATGGATTTCTCATACGTATTCGGGAGAAGCGGCTATTGCAATGGAAGAAAATCCTGATATTTCTTACCTCCTTCCTGAAGAAGGTGGAGAGCTTTGGATGGATAACTTAGTTATTCCAAAGACATCGAAAAACAAATATACGGCCGAGGTATTTATTAACTATTTGCTTGAAGGGGAAATTAGTAAACAACTTTCGGACGCATTCCCATACAGTAATCCAAACCAAGCAGCGCTTGATTTAATGTCAGAGGAAGAAAGATCGAATCCGGCTTCCTATCCTCCACAAGAGCAGATTGCAAACGCAGAATGGTTTGAAGATGTACCGCAAGATACGATGGAAATGATTAACCAAGCGTTTAATGAATTAAAGATTGAGTAG
- a CDS encoding ABC transporter ATP-binding protein: protein MVQLQNITKKFGQHTAVDDLNLSVKQGEFLTLLGPSGCGKTTTLRMIAGFEKPSEGEVWIGEKQVAKVEPYNREVNTVFQSYSLFPHMTVFDNVAFGLKMKKVNKAAITERVNKVLDLVQLKSYSDRKPKQLSGGQQQRIAIARAIVNNPKVLLLDEPLGALDLKLRKQMQLELKHLQQTLGITFIYVTHDQEEALTMSDRIVVMNAGKIEQMGSPEEIYEKPATRFVADFIGETNIFEGTVTAVRDDKAYLTISGNEIMISNQQHLTVDEKVYMSVRPEKAKVTIEAPDGQCMIDGTIQEKIYVGSLTKVIVRLSNEQEIVVHQEDHHLHDDSLAADRAIKITWKPEHAVIFKG from the coding sequence ATGGTGCAATTGCAAAATATAACGAAGAAATTTGGTCAACACACAGCAGTAGATGATTTAAATTTATCCGTTAAACAAGGAGAGTTTTTAACTCTGTTAGGTCCATCAGGTTGTGGGAAAACGACGACTTTACGTATGATTGCTGGCTTTGAAAAGCCATCTGAGGGAGAGGTCTGGATTGGAGAAAAGCAAGTCGCGAAGGTCGAGCCGTATAACAGGGAAGTAAATACGGTATTTCAAAGCTATTCTTTATTCCCACACATGACGGTTTTTGACAACGTTGCATTTGGGCTAAAAATGAAAAAAGTAAACAAAGCAGCAATTACAGAAAGAGTAAATAAAGTTCTAGATCTTGTGCAGTTAAAAAGCTATAGTGATCGAAAACCGAAACAGCTAAGCGGTGGACAACAACAACGGATAGCCATCGCCCGCGCTATCGTCAATAATCCAAAAGTTCTTTTACTCGATGAGCCGTTAGGGGCGCTCGACTTAAAACTTAGGAAACAAATGCAGCTTGAATTGAAGCATTTGCAACAGACGCTAGGAATTACGTTTATCTATGTCACTCACGACCAAGAGGAAGCACTGACGATGTCAGACCGAATTGTCGTAATGAATGCTGGGAAAATCGAACAGATGGGATCACCGGAGGAAATCTATGAAAAGCCAGCAACTAGATTCGTAGCCGACTTTATTGGAGAGACGAACATTTTCGAAGGTACGGTAACTGCAGTGCGAGACGATAAAGCTTATTTAACTATTAGTGGAAATGAAATTATGATTTCGAATCAGCAACATTTAACCGTCGATGAAAAAGTATATATGTCGGTTCGCCCTGAAAAGGCAAAAGTGACAATAGAAGCTCCGGATGGGCAATGTATGATTGATGGAACCATTCAAGAGAAAATTTATGTTGGTTCCTTAACGAAAGTAATTGTTCGATTGTCAAATGAACAAGAAATCGTTGTCCATCAAGAAGACCATCATCTGCACGACGATTCACTTGCTGCCGACAGAGCGATTAAGATTACTTGGAAGCCAGAGCATGCTGTAATTTTTAAAGGATGA
- a CDS encoding amidohydrolase, which produces MTHAEQADVVITSNAIFTGLEKEPFSGSIAIKDNKIIYVGEQDRAANLIGAETKHFTYQDQLVMAGFNDFHIHLFLGSLSEDSVSLFEAKSEVEAAKLVKRFADQHPEREWIFGFRWYHVYWDKKELPHRSTLDQLIPDRPVFLFNDECHGAWVNTKALEVLGIDEKTPDPPFGEIVRDKLGKPTGFLYETAMTYAQKAFDQIPFEDKVKLLKNFQKEAARLGVTSISDMLPLPGLQLGDLEVYDYLDKRKELSVRIHFLTELNGELSYPMKLRDQYQSDTLKFSGLKQFLDGVPTTYTAFMLEPYSDREDTTGDTLIPVDYVKRWIMEADDQGFRIRLHACGDGAVRLGLDSFEEAQKRNGKRDSRHTIEHIEVIAEEDVKRFGELGIIASMQPEHMAASEFFEDNVYRKRLGREREKWTWPMKSLLQSNAQLAFGTDFPVVSLEPMTEIYRAVTRKHDDGYPQQGWNPEQKLTLYEALRAYTIGAAFGTFREKELGTLEVGKLADVIVLDQNLFAIDPEQIREVQTVLTIMDGKVMYQKGC; this is translated from the coding sequence ATGACACATGCAGAACAAGCAGATGTTGTGATTACGAGTAATGCTATTTTTACAGGGCTTGAAAAAGAACCATTTTCCGGGTCCATCGCAATAAAAGATAACAAGATTATCTATGTCGGAGAACAAGACCGTGCAGCCAACTTGATTGGTGCTGAGACCAAGCATTTCACCTATCAAGATCAATTAGTGATGGCAGGGTTCAATGATTTTCACATCCACCTGTTCCTCGGAAGTTTATCTGAAGACAGTGTGTCTCTCTTTGAAGCGAAATCCGAAGTAGAAGCGGCTAAACTTGTAAAACGATTTGCGGATCAACATCCGGAGCGGGAATGGATTTTTGGCTTTCGTTGGTACCATGTGTATTGGGACAAAAAGGAGCTTCCACATCGGTCTACATTAGATCAGCTCATCCCAGATCGTCCGGTATTTCTTTTTAATGATGAGTGTCACGGGGCGTGGGTGAACACGAAGGCGCTAGAGGTGCTCGGTATTGATGAAAAGACCCCGGATCCACCTTTTGGAGAAATCGTAAGAGATAAATTGGGAAAGCCTACAGGATTCTTATATGAAACAGCGATGACCTATGCCCAAAAGGCGTTTGATCAGATTCCATTTGAGGATAAGGTCAAGTTATTGAAAAATTTTCAAAAAGAAGCAGCGCGTTTAGGGGTTACTTCTATCAGTGATATGCTTCCTTTACCTGGTCTGCAGCTAGGAGACCTAGAAGTATATGATTATTTGGATAAAAGAAAAGAGCTTTCCGTTCGCATTCATTTTTTGACCGAGCTAAATGGAGAGCTTTCTTATCCGATGAAGCTTCGAGATCAGTATCAATCGGACACCTTAAAGTTTTCTGGACTAAAGCAATTTTTAGACGGTGTTCCTACGACATATACGGCGTTTATGCTGGAACCTTATAGCGACCGAGAAGATACGACAGGCGATACGCTCATCCCTGTCGATTATGTAAAACGTTGGATTATGGAAGCTGATGACCAAGGTTTTCGAATCAGACTGCATGCCTGTGGAGATGGTGCTGTTCGATTAGGGTTAGATAGTTTTGAAGAGGCACAGAAACGAAATGGAAAAAGAGATTCCCGTCATACGATTGAACATATCGAAGTGATTGCAGAGGAAGATGTGAAGAGGTTTGGAGAGCTAGGCATCATTGCTTCCATGCAACCGGAGCATATGGCTGCTTCTGAGTTTTTTGAAGACAATGTGTACCGCAAACGTCTCGGACGAGAGCGTGAAAAGTGGACATGGCCGATGAAATCCCTATTGCAATCGAACGCCCAACTAGCGTTTGGGACCGATTTTCCGGTAGTGAGCCTAGAACCGATGACTGAGATTTACCGGGCGGTTACAAGGAAACACGATGATGGGTACCCACAACAAGGCTGGAATCCGGAACAAAAGCTCACACTTTATGAGGCGCTTAGGGCCTATACGATTGGTGCAGCATTTGGAACATTTCGGGAGAAAGAGCTCGGTACATTAGAGGTAGGAAAACTAGCAGATGTGATTGTACTAGACCAAAATCTGTTTGCAATTGATCCAGAACAGATTCGAGAGGTTCAAACAGTATTGACGATTATGGATGGGAAAGTAATGTATCAAAAAGGGTGTTAA
- a CDS encoding aminotransferase family protein: MVKNLSMQHAQELAELDKKYYLHPTTAPKAHAEQGPKIMFEKGNGVHVTDVYGDTYIDGVSMLWNVNLGHGQKELAEVAKEQMETLAYSSSFISYSNEPAVRLSEKLVSLAPGELNSVFYTSGGSESNDTAFKLARFYWELRGEPKKRKIIALENAYHGVTIAAQTATSIPNFHTFSSSKIEEVFHAKAHLTNCEKGDKSDPNYEGCIRDIVEKEGADTIAAIIMEPVQGSGGVFIPPAEYLQAVRDLCDEFGILFIADEVICGFGRTGQMFGVENWDVVPDFLCFAKGVTSGYSQLGGVLIHQKVRDELVRFEGVLSHGFTYSGHPTACAVGLKNIEIIERDNIVAHSKLMETELKAGYEYLQNKHGIVTKTRAIGLLSAFELFQDPEAEIPFDVSVMAAAKVGEECFKRKLLIRPIRVAEGKNIIAVAPPLVINKQEIETVISIIDESITAFKKTV; this comes from the coding sequence ATGGTGAAAAACCTTTCTATGCAACATGCTCAAGAATTAGCGGAATTGGATAAGAAGTATTATTTACACCCAACAACAGCTCCGAAAGCCCATGCGGAACAAGGGCCAAAGATTATGTTTGAAAAAGGAAATGGAGTCCACGTTACCGACGTATATGGAGATACGTATATAGACGGTGTGTCCATGCTCTGGAACGTTAACCTTGGACATGGGCAAAAGGAATTGGCAGAAGTAGCCAAGGAACAAATGGAAACACTTGCTTATAGCTCTTCATTTATTAGCTATTCAAATGAGCCAGCAGTGAGACTATCGGAAAAACTAGTTTCTTTAGCTCCTGGTGAGCTAAATTCTGTTTTCTACACATCCGGTGGTTCTGAATCTAACGACACAGCATTTAAATTGGCTCGTTTCTATTGGGAGCTGAGAGGAGAACCAAAGAAACGAAAAATTATTGCACTAGAGAACGCGTATCATGGTGTAACGATTGCAGCTCAAACGGCTACCTCTATTCCGAATTTTCACACGTTCTCCAGTTCAAAAATCGAAGAGGTTTTCCATGCCAAAGCTCACTTAACGAACTGTGAAAAGGGAGATAAGAGCGACCCGAATTACGAAGGATGTATTCGTGATATCGTGGAAAAAGAAGGCGCCGATACAATTGCGGCGATCATCATGGAGCCAGTTCAAGGATCTGGTGGTGTATTTATTCCGCCAGCCGAATACTTGCAAGCCGTTCGGGACCTATGTGATGAGTTCGGCATTCTGTTCATTGCGGATGAGGTTATATGTGGCTTCGGCCGAACAGGTCAAATGTTTGGTGTGGAAAATTGGGATGTTGTGCCAGACTTTCTCTGTTTCGCAAAAGGAGTAACTAGTGGATATTCCCAATTAGGCGGGGTTCTCATCCATCAAAAAGTCCGTGATGAACTTGTGCGATTTGAAGGAGTATTAAGTCACGGATTTACGTATAGTGGACACCCAACAGCCTGTGCAGTTGGTTTGAAAAATATTGAAATTATAGAACGTGACAATATAGTCGCTCATTCCAAACTAATGGAAACAGAGTTAAAAGCTGGTTACGAGTATCTGCAAAATAAGCATGGTATTGTCACAAAAACGAGAGCAATCGGATTATTATCTGCATTCGAACTATTCCAAGACCCAGAGGCAGAAATTCCGTTTGATGTTTCCGTAATGGCTGCGGCAAAAGTCGGAGAAGAGTGCTTCAAACGGAAATTACTAATTCGCCCAATTCGAGTGGCGGAAGGAAAGAATATTATTGCCGTTGCACCTCCCCTAGTAATTAATAAGCAAGAAATAGAGACGGTCATTTCCATTATTGATGAGTCTATTACGGCCTTCAAAAAAACCGTTTAA
- a CDS encoding PucR family transcriptional regulator: MKKNFKLTVEEVLSRKHFQNAKVVAGKKGLRGYVSWVHIMEVTEIGHLLNGNELVLSTGVGWREKQSSLSFLKQLIDRNAAGLCVEVGLYISEFPVHMIELADKHNFPLIVFEKPVRYIDITQDINTLFMETQYKMLLNLESVSNQLNHLLLSTDGFKRILRLLHQYLNVQVAYNPVEGDLEFYPPINKAKEQRLLHLVHSAEPYSVINSASRSASKPIKALGHKFADLIIISEQDLTEFDSLVLDRAATALSQDQLRLLYVEEKRKYQENHWVLKWMNGEHSLQDIEDHLLAVDPNLKPNGCTVCICEINFEQEEPDLTYYSMIFRTIFEQHGYFSLVSYDRNHLMFSLVNKRKKEDWKRRLIQALDQIGQTDLLKKQAASKTSFGIGKLFSLDKLHVSFDMAKETLQVQKKTKAFKKYFYDDLYVYRLISHLNRQNHLQEYVEDYLGPIIEFDQRKNSQMLETLKVFLEVSGSKKDAADRLYIVRQTLYHRIEKLKELLGDDFMESEKRIAIELAVYAYTYLYGQKEEVIQIP, translated from the coding sequence ATGAAAAAGAACTTCAAACTGACGGTAGAAGAAGTACTATCTCGTAAACATTTTCAAAATGCAAAAGTAGTTGCAGGGAAAAAAGGACTTCGCGGATATGTCAGCTGGGTCCACATTATGGAAGTCACCGAAATTGGACATTTGTTAAATGGAAATGAACTCGTACTTTCAACGGGAGTAGGCTGGAGAGAAAAGCAATCTAGTCTTTCCTTTTTGAAGCAACTGATTGACCGTAATGCCGCAGGATTATGTGTGGAGGTTGGGTTATATATATCCGAATTTCCAGTCCATATGATTGAATTAGCGGATAAGCACAATTTTCCTCTTATTGTATTTGAAAAGCCCGTTCGTTACATTGACATCACACAAGATATAAATACACTTTTTATGGAAACCCAATACAAAATGCTCCTCAATCTAGAATCGGTTTCCAATCAACTAAATCATCTTCTGTTATCAACAGATGGATTCAAACGAATCTTGCGTTTACTTCACCAATATTTAAATGTTCAAGTTGCTTACAACCCGGTTGAAGGGGATCTTGAATTTTACCCACCTATTAACAAGGCTAAGGAACAACGCCTTTTACATCTTGTCCATTCAGCAGAGCCATATAGTGTCATTAACTCTGCTTCACGAAGTGCATCCAAACCAATAAAAGCGCTAGGGCATAAATTTGCCGATCTCATTATTATTTCCGAACAGGACCTTACTGAATTCGATAGTTTAGTACTAGATAGAGCTGCAACTGCACTATCTCAAGACCAACTCCGATTGTTATATGTAGAAGAAAAACGGAAATATCAGGAGAATCATTGGGTGTTAAAGTGGATGAATGGAGAGCATTCCTTACAAGATATTGAGGATCATTTACTCGCCGTTGATCCGAATTTAAAGCCGAATGGATGTACGGTATGTATTTGTGAAATCAACTTTGAGCAGGAAGAACCAGACCTCACCTATTACTCCATGATCTTCCGTACTATCTTTGAACAACATGGTTATTTCTCCCTCGTCTCATATGATCGAAATCATCTCATGTTTTCTCTAGTCAATAAACGAAAAAAAGAAGATTGGAAGAGAAGACTGATTCAAGCACTAGACCAAATTGGTCAGACCGATTTACTAAAAAAACAAGCAGCCTCCAAAACGTCTTTTGGGATTGGCAAGCTGTTCAGCCTAGATAAGCTACATGTAAGTTTTGACATGGCGAAAGAAACGCTACAGGTTCAGAAGAAAACAAAAGCGTTTAAAAAGTATTTTTATGACGATTTGTATGTGTACAGACTTATCTCCCACTTGAACCGGCAAAATCATCTTCAAGAATATGTGGAGGACTATCTAGGGCCTATTATAGAATTTGATCAACGAAAAAACAGTCAGATGCTAGAAACGTTAAAAGTGTTTTTAGAAGTAAGTGGATCAAAAAAAGATGCAGCCGATCGTCTATATATTGTAAGACAAACATTATATCACCGAATTGAAAAGTTAAAGGAACTATTAGGGGACGACTTTATGGAATCTGAGAAGCGAATTGCGATCGAGTTAGCAGTCTATGCCTATACGTATCTGTATGGACAAAAAGAAGAGGTTATACAAATTCCATAA
- a CDS encoding SDR family oxidoreductase yields the protein MSGNLHNKVAIVTGAGSGIGKAAAIQLAKAGAHVGLVDLKEEQAEKAKQEIEAAGGQAIITDTDVSDPKRVEESVQEVIEKWGRLDIVFANAGINGKVAPIEDLEPEDWDQTLTTNLKSTFMTVKYAIPHLKKQGGSVIITSSINGNRTFSGFGMSAYSSSKAGQMAFGKMAALELAKYHIRVNIICPGAIQTNIGKNTFPEKKALEKIKIPVEYPEGNQPLEHHAGQPEQVAELVQFLASDASSHITGTEIFIDGAESLL from the coding sequence ATGTCTGGAAACTTACATAATAAAGTAGCAATCGTCACTGGAGCGGGTTCAGGAATAGGGAAAGCAGCCGCTATCCAACTTGCAAAAGCAGGTGCACATGTTGGATTAGTTGATTTAAAGGAAGAACAAGCGGAGAAGGCAAAACAGGAAATCGAAGCAGCAGGTGGTCAAGCCATCATCACCGATACAGATGTTTCCGATCCAAAGCGTGTAGAGGAAAGCGTTCAAGAAGTCATTGAAAAATGGGGACGCTTGGACATCGTGTTTGCCAACGCGGGGATTAACGGTAAGGTTGCCCCCATTGAAGACCTTGAACCGGAGGATTGGGATCAGACGTTAACGACAAATTTAAAGAGTACTTTCATGACGGTTAAATATGCGATTCCACACTTGAAGAAGCAAGGAGGAAGCGTCATTATTACTAGCTCTATAAATGGAAATCGAACTTTTTCAGGCTTTGGAATGTCCGCCTATAGCTCCTCTAAAGCGGGCCAGATGGCGTTTGGGAAAATGGCGGCCCTGGAGCTGGCTAAATACCATATACGTGTTAACATCATTTGCCCTGGAGCCATTCAAACGAATATCGGAAAAAATACGTTCCCAGAGAAGAAAGCGTTAGAAAAAATAAAAATCCCTGTAGAGTATCCAGAGGGAAATCAGCCGTTAGAGCACCATGCTGGACAGCCAGAGCAAGTGGCAGAGCTTGTTCAGTTCCTTGCCTCCGATGCATCTAGTCATATTACGGGTACAGAAATATTTATCGATGGAGCAGAATCCCTGCTTTAA
- a CDS encoding ring-cleaving dioxygenase, translating into MKIKGIHHVSAITAKAKENYNFYTKDLGMRLVKKSVNQDDTSMYHLFYADEIGNPGTDLTFFEIKRAGHTYEGNNSISATSLRVANDDVLSYWQNRLDELQIDHDGMKKQFGRKVIPFRDHEGQRLVLVSDETNQGVPGGNPWVKSSIPRDKGILGLGPVKLTVPEAEKTVSVLKDLLGFREVGAYSSPVEGQKDILVLQTGEGGTGAEIHVEERTDLPPERPGRGSVHHVALRVEDKLELEEWVKKVKERRMPNSGLVDRYYFQSLYFRDPNGILIELATDGPGFATDEDPEHLGESVALPPFLEEQRKEIEAELESLDTKI; encoded by the coding sequence TTGAAAATCAAAGGTATCCACCACGTCTCGGCCATTACAGCTAAGGCAAAAGAAAATTATAACTTTTATACAAAAGATTTAGGAATGAGATTGGTCAAAAAATCAGTGAATCAGGATGATACGAGTATGTATCATTTATTCTATGCAGATGAAATAGGGAATCCAGGTACGGATCTAACCTTTTTTGAAATAAAACGAGCGGGGCATACGTATGAAGGAAACAATAGTATTTCTGCCACGTCCCTACGTGTAGCGAATGACGATGTTCTTTCCTATTGGCAAAATAGATTAGATGAACTACAGATTGATCACGATGGAATGAAAAAGCAGTTTGGTAGAAAAGTAATCCCGTTTCGTGACCACGAAGGACAACGTTTAGTCCTCGTATCCGATGAAACGAATCAAGGGGTACCAGGCGGAAACCCTTGGGTGAAAAGTTCAATCCCACGGGATAAAGGAATTCTAGGTTTAGGACCTGTGAAGCTAACGGTTCCAGAAGCGGAAAAGACCGTATCTGTCTTAAAAGATCTCCTTGGTTTTCGGGAGGTTGGAGCGTATTCATCTCCAGTTGAAGGACAAAAGGATATTCTCGTACTTCAAACGGGTGAAGGGGGAACAGGGGCAGAAATACATGTAGAGGAGCGAACTGATTTACCGCCTGAACGCCCAGGTCGCGGCAGCGTTCATCACGTCGCTTTACGCGTAGAAGACAAATTGGAATTAGAAGAGTGGGTAAAGAAAGTCAAGGAACGCCGTATGCCGAACTCTGGCTTAGTCGATCGATACTATTTCCAATCCCTTTACTTTAGAGATCCAAACGGTATCTTGATTGAACTCGCAACAGATGGACCAGGCTTTGCAACGGATGAGGATCCAGAGCATTTAGGAGAATCTGTTGCCTTACCTCCCTTTTTAGAGGAACAAAGAAAGGAAATAGAAGCGGAATTAGAGTCATTAGATACGAAGATATAG
- a CDS encoding NUDIX hydrolase has protein sequence MDYIKHLRSMVGNERVIMVVAGAIVLDEDGKVLMQLREDNHCWGFPGGYMELQESVMETARREVKEETGLILRDMSLFGIRSGVEKTLKNRDQVSLVEIWFQCRDFEGKLDRQGDETLDNAFFSLDQLPSPIFESQQYLIEHMCSPDTVPFVK, from the coding sequence ATGGATTACATAAAGCATTTGCGTTCGATGGTTGGGAATGAACGAGTCATTATGGTAGTGGCAGGAGCCATCGTGTTGGATGAAGATGGAAAGGTCTTAATGCAGCTTCGGGAGGATAACCATTGCTGGGGGTTCCCGGGAGGATATATGGAATTACAGGAAAGTGTCATGGAAACGGCGAGAAGAGAAGTGAAAGAAGAGACAGGTCTAATACTTCGTGACATGTCTTTATTTGGGATTCGTTCTGGTGTGGAAAAAACGTTGAAAAATAGAGATCAAGTTTCACTTGTGGAAATTTGGTTTCAATGTCGCGATTTTGAAGGAAAGCTGGATAGACAAGGTGATGAGACATTAGATAATGCCTTCTTTTCGTTAGATCAATTACCTTCCCCAATTTTTGAAAGTCAGCAGTATCTAATCGAACACATGTGTTCCCCAGATACAGTTCCATTTGTTAAATAG